The Anas platyrhynchos isolate ZD024472 breed Pekin duck chromosome 8, IASCAAS_PekinDuck_T2T, whole genome shotgun sequence region CATGCCTTGTTCAGCTTTTCGCCACAGTTGTTGCAGCATGTGTTCATATACTCCTCTGTAACGATGTACACCTGGGGTGCGTTGTCCcagaggtgctgctgtgctgataCTCTGTCTGTCCGCAGTAATGGGTAAAGCAGAAGGCTCTGTGGCCAGGGAAGAATGGCACGGACATGTTACTGCTCTCTCGGTTGCACCAGAATTTCGACGGCTGGGTTTGGCTGCCAAGTTGATGGAACTATTGGAAGAAATCTCAGAAAAGTGAGTATTACCCTTCTCTTTAAGCTGATCTTGTAAAGTATTCTTTCTGTAGACTTTTGTCCCTGGTTTAGGTATTTGTTTTACATGAAACATACCCAGACTCCCGGACTTCTCTATTAAATAGCGCCCCCAACTGACTGAAATTCCCTGTAGTTAGAGAACAAGAGCTAAAAACTTTGCTcggcattttaaaatgtcttgatTTCTATGAAAGCTCACTTGCCATGATGAATGGGAAGTAGTCTAAATTTCAGCAAAGACACAGTATAAACtatccttttcttgatattttgtGAAGTTCTTTTCCTACCAACAGTGTCTTCCACAGTGCCCCCAACATACTTGTTTAGCGGCTGTGGGCTTTGTGCAGGTTCCCTTGGACGCAATATTACGCAAATGTAGTGCTGCAGACAGTAACTTAGCCAGCATGAGATGGAAAATAAGCTTACTCGTAcctgcagaaaataaacacattagGGAAATGTCCCTAGCTCGTGCCAGTAGAGCAACCCTGTTGTGGTTGGTTGAATCCCCAAATTGCTTGATTCTTTGAAGAACTTGCATACTGAGGGCTGTCTCCTGTTAGGCAACTGAATTGTGAGactgatttttcttcccctgttcaTTTTGAAGGGGGCAGTCCCTAAGCTAGTGCAATGTAAATGCATCTAAAATACGgattataattaaaataattatatatatatatatatatatatacacacacacatatatatttatattcatataatattatatatatatattatataattattcatatatatatatatatatatatatatatgaaaatgagGCTTCTGTGGGTATTTGGCTGGCCCTGTTCTTTTTGTTAATAATTCTGAGTGTACTGGATGGTGTAGAAGATTGTTCAtgtgaccaaaaaaaataacttctgccAATACTGGGCTTGTCATGTGCGAAAAGGAATGCATCTGTTATTACAGCGTGAAACATACCTGATTAGTGTATTGCCTAATCAGACCTGTTCTTGGTTACATGTTGTGGGTTTTTAATTGGAAATATATTCACCTGCTCGttcttactgtgttttgtttattttttaaaagaaagggcGGATTTTTCGTTGATCTCTTTGTGAGAGTATCAAATCAGGTTGCGGTAAACATGTATAAGCAACTGGGCTACAGTGTGTACCGGACAGTGTTAGAGTACTATTCTGCTAGCAATGGAGAGCCTGACGAGGATGCTTATGGTAAGTACTTGTTCTACCCCCATGTTGAATGGAAAGATCCTCTTGTGTGTCCTAGGGTTGTCCCTGTGTTTTGTGTATAGGGAAAAAGTTAAGGTGGTTGTTGTTTAATGGGATTTTACTTCTTCCTTTAGATAGCTTTTCCTGCTGAGGATTaatatctgttaaaaaaatCAACCTTGTGGTTTGCACGTTGCATTGTATCCAcggtaaaataaaataccagatGAGTAAGCCATCCAGTACAAAGACATGTTATTCTGTGAGTAAGGATAAATAACATTCGGTTACTTGTCTAATGGAAAGAATGCTCCTGGCAGGTGCCTGGACTTCTTCCTGATGCCACTGGGAAGAGGAATGGCTgtgctttccttcttcctttctcttccctccttttCTGTGACAgtccttcccccccctcccccccccgcttttgttttgt contains the following coding sequences:
- the LOC113840876 gene encoding N-alpha-acetyltransferase 20, producing the protein MASLRAFTCDDLFRFNNINLDPLTETYGIPFYLQYLAHWPEYFIVAEAPGGELMGYIMGKAEGSVAREEWHGHVTALSVAPEFRRLGLAAKLMELLEEISEKKGGFFVDLFVRVSNQVAVNMYKQLGYSVYRTVLEYYSASNGEPDEDAYDMRKALSRDTEKKSIIPLPHPVRPEDIE